In a genomic window of Microcoleus sp. AS-A8:
- a CDS encoding polyamine aminopropyltransferase produces MQDAIPPNSPEVESSPTHPRRPSLRRDQRWLLLAAAAVSSSCGLAVELLLGTLASYLVGNQALAYGVSVGVFLAAMGIGSYLSQFIAVDSSSQSLQRKLLLAFVKIELLIAPLTAVLPLGLFALFVNNGSIWLGLFFVTIVLGILAGLEVPLLTRMLELEEGVREALAGVLALDYVGALLGSLAFPVLLLPLIGMFPTAFVLGALPAFMVFAIGWRFPKLRFWGRIGLLIGVLLCALAPLSIPISNALENTLYNAPVITRIQSPYQRIVLTRQANDVRLFLNGDLQFSTFDEYRYHEALVHPAMSASTGKRRVLVLGAGDGMALREVLKWPEVERVVLIDLDAAVVNLARHHPQLVQVNAKAFADPRVEVLFADAFVSAPALNETFDVIIADFPDPDQEIIAKLYAEGFYRRLLSRLADTGVLVTQASSPFFAPKVFSCIAATLADVGLSVHPYVVDVPSFGPWGFVLASRKSIQSDSLKLSVPTRFLTQPMLHTLFQLPGDVKLGNVEVNRLSHPVIVRYQSDPRWAAY; encoded by the coding sequence ATGCAAGACGCAATCCCACCTAACAGCCCAGAAGTCGAGTCATCTCCAACTCATCCTCGGCGTCCCTCTCTCCGTCGCGACCAACGTTGGCTACTCCTCGCGGCTGCGGCTGTTTCCTCTAGCTGTGGACTGGCAGTAGAACTCCTACTGGGAACCCTTGCCAGTTACCTCGTTGGCAATCAAGCTTTAGCCTATGGCGTCTCGGTTGGCGTCTTCTTAGCGGCCATGGGTATCGGTTCTTACCTGAGTCAGTTCATTGCCGTAGATAGCAGTTCCCAGTCTCTACAACGCAAACTCCTGTTAGCCTTTGTCAAAATAGAACTGCTGATTGCCCCCCTCACGGCTGTTTTGCCTTTAGGACTGTTTGCTCTGTTTGTCAACAATGGTTCTATCTGGCTGGGTTTATTCTTCGTCACGATTGTGCTGGGAATACTCGCCGGACTGGAAGTGCCGTTGCTGACACGGATGCTGGAACTAGAGGAAGGTGTGCGTGAGGCTTTAGCTGGTGTTTTAGCGCTGGATTATGTGGGTGCACTGTTAGGTTCCCTCGCCTTTCCTGTCCTTTTGCTACCGCTGATTGGGATGTTTCCCACGGCCTTTGTTTTGGGCGCTTTACCTGCTTTTATGGTATTTGCGATCGGGTGGCGATTTCCCAAACTGCGCTTCTGGGGACGCATAGGGTTATTAATCGGTGTTCTGTTGTGTGCCTTAGCCCCGTTATCCATACCCATCAGCAATGCTTTGGAAAACACGCTTTATAACGCCCCCGTTATCACCCGCATCCAATCCCCCTATCAACGTATCGTCTTGACACGACAGGCAAACGATGTGCGCCTCTTCCTCAACGGCGATTTGCAATTCTCCACATTCGATGAATACCGCTACCATGAAGCCTTAGTGCATCCGGCCATGAGTGCCAGTACGGGGAAGCGCCGGGTTTTGGTGCTCGGTGCTGGTGATGGGATGGCACTGCGGGAAGTGCTGAAGTGGCCAGAGGTAGAACGGGTAGTGCTGATTGATCTAGATGCTGCCGTTGTGAACTTGGCACGCCATCACCCCCAGTTGGTACAGGTGAATGCCAAGGCGTTTGCTGACCCTCGTGTGGAGGTGTTATTTGCCGATGCTTTTGTGAGTGCACCCGCCCTGAACGAAACTTTTGATGTAATTATTGCTGATTTTCCCGACCCCGATCAGGAGATTATTGCCAAGCTTTATGCCGAAGGATTTTACCGCCGTCTTTTGTCCCGACTGGCAGATACAGGCGTCTTAGTGACTCAGGCTTCTAGTCCCTTTTTTGCACCCAAAGTCTTTAGCTGTATTGCGGCAACGCTGGCAGATGTGGGACTATCCGTACATCCCTATGTTGTGGATGTCCCTAGTTTCGGCCCTTGGGGTTTTGTATTGGCGTCGAGGAAGTCGATTCAATCAGACAGCCTAAAGTTATCAGTGCCAACTCGTTTTCTGACTCAACCCATGCTGCACACTTTGTTCCAGCTACCGGGGGATGTCAAATTAGGGAATGTTGAGGTCAATCGCCTCTCCCACCCCGTGATTGTACGCTACCAGTCTGACCCTCGCTGGGCGGCTTACTAA
- the hcp gene encoding hydroxylamine reductase, with product MFCSQCEQTARGQGCEQWGACGKSPEVDALQDLLTHCLRGLGEVAIAAHQLGIRSREADIFSCETLFSTLTNVNFDPECFVQYIQRAIALRDDLKAKIQLTGIPVEFTNLSSFQPADTLEALVQQGKDIEFEFISSSAKNVDIFSLKLTILYGLKGIAAYAYHAQELGQEDDRVYNFCHEGLAALGRQDINLDEWVNMALKLGEINLRVMELLDAGNTSTYGHPVPTPVPLNAKQGKAILISGHDLKHLEELLKQTENTGISIYTHGEMLPAHGYPRLKQQYPHLYGHYGTAWQNQVREFAQFPGPIVMTTNCLMPPHDAYSNRVFTLGPVGWPGLKHLETDDYTSVIQQALELPGFTADDEPRQVVTGFARNAVLSVAGEVIEAVKRGDIRHFFLVGGCDGAKSGRSYYSEFVEKVPQDCVVLTLACGKFRFFDKDLGDIGGIPRLMDVGQCNDAYSAIQIALALANAFNVDVNQLPLSMILSWYEQKAVSILLTLLYLGIQDIRLGPTLPAFISPNVFKLLSEKYNLKPITTPDEDLAACLG from the coding sequence ATGTTTTGCAGCCAGTGTGAACAAACCGCCAGAGGACAAGGATGCGAACAATGGGGCGCTTGTGGTAAAAGTCCAGAAGTCGATGCATTACAAGATTTGTTGACCCACTGCCTGCGAGGACTAGGGGAAGTTGCGATCGCAGCGCATCAGTTGGGTATCCGCAGCCGCGAAGCCGATATCTTTAGCTGTGAAACGCTCTTTTCTACCTTAACGAACGTTAACTTTGACCCAGAGTGTTTTGTCCAGTATATTCAGCGGGCGATCGCACTACGTGATGACTTAAAAGCAAAAATCCAGCTCACTGGCATACCCGTAGAATTTACTAATCTCTCATCCTTCCAACCTGCTGACACTTTAGAAGCCTTAGTCCAACAAGGCAAGGATATCGAATTTGAGTTTATCAGCAGCTCTGCCAAAAACGTCGATATTTTCTCCCTCAAACTCACCATCCTTTATGGACTTAAAGGTATTGCCGCCTACGCCTATCACGCCCAAGAACTGGGTCAAGAAGATGACCGCGTTTATAACTTCTGCCACGAAGGTTTAGCAGCACTCGGTCGCCAAGACATCAACCTCGATGAGTGGGTCAACATGGCGCTGAAGTTGGGCGAAATCAACCTGCGAGTCATGGAACTCCTCGACGCAGGCAACACCAGCACTTACGGTCATCCTGTCCCCACCCCGGTTCCCCTCAATGCCAAACAAGGCAAAGCCATCCTGATCTCTGGACACGACCTTAAACACCTGGAAGAACTGCTCAAACAAACCGAAAATACGGGAATTTCCATCTACACCCACGGGGAAATGTTACCTGCTCACGGCTACCCCCGCTTAAAGCAGCAATACCCCCATCTTTACGGACATTACGGCACCGCATGGCAGAATCAGGTGCGGGAATTTGCTCAATTCCCTGGGCCAATTGTAATGACCACCAATTGCTTGATGCCGCCTCATGATGCTTACAGCAACCGCGTTTTCACCCTTGGGCCTGTTGGTTGGCCTGGACTCAAGCACTTGGAAACCGATGACTATACATCCGTGATCCAACAAGCGTTAGAACTACCAGGATTTACGGCAGATGATGAACCACGCCAAGTCGTAACCGGTTTTGCTCGCAACGCCGTCCTGAGTGTGGCGGGTGAAGTGATTGAAGCCGTCAAACGCGGAGATATTCGCCACTTCTTCTTAGTCGGCGGTTGCGATGGTGCCAAGTCAGGACGCAGCTACTACAGCGAGTTTGTGGAAAAAGTGCCTCAAGATTGTGTGGTGCTGACTCTCGCTTGCGGTAAGTTTCGCTTCTTCGACAAAGACTTAGGAGACATTGGTGGTATTCCCCGCTTAATGGATGTGGGTCAATGCAACGATGCTTACTCCGCGATTCAAATTGCTCTAGCGTTGGCGAATGCCTTCAATGTAGATGTGAATCAGTTGCCCTTGTCCATGATTCTCTCTTGGTACGAACAGAAGGCTGTATCGATTTTGCTGACACTACTGTATCTAGGAATTCAGGATATCCGCTTAGGGCCAACTCTGCCAGCCTTTATTTCTCCGAATGTGTTCAAATTGCTATCGGAAAAATACAACCTTAAGCCCATTACAACGCCAGATGAGGATTTAGCGGCTTGTCTGGGTTAG
- a CDS encoding DUF4178 domain-containing protein, with translation MLFVWIGIIAIVSAGIVLFVLQQRGALPGTDGSRNLPPVERTVFTLEIGDIVQYMDTDWVVEGRLTYEDNEYTWFEYLLQDGDRIRWLSVDEDDRVEVALLEPTTQLEVSQQPPKQLTFAGETYRCVESGMATMTRIGTTLRRTGEHCQYFDYRGSNDQVLSIEDWDGEIEVTVGQRINPRMLMLLPGNGSRVYGN, from the coding sequence ATGCTATTTGTTTGGATTGGAATCATTGCCATTGTGAGTGCTGGAATTGTCCTGTTTGTACTTCAGCAACGGGGTGCCCTACCAGGCACTGACGGCAGTCGGAATCTGCCACCTGTAGAGCGCACGGTGTTTACCCTGGAAATTGGGGATATTGTGCAGTATATGGATACGGATTGGGTTGTGGAAGGACGCCTCACCTATGAGGATAATGAATATACCTGGTTTGAGTATCTCCTTCAAGATGGGGATCGCATTCGTTGGCTTTCTGTCGATGAAGATGACCGTGTTGAGGTGGCCTTACTAGAACCGACGACTCAACTGGAAGTTAGCCAGCAACCCCCTAAGCAACTCACCTTTGCCGGTGAAACTTACCGTTGTGTGGAGTCAGGCATGGCAACCATGACTCGCATCGGCACCACCTTAAGGCGCACAGGAGAACATTGTCAATATTTTGACTATCGAGGCAGCAATGACCAAGTGCTTTCCATCGAGGACTGGGATGGAGAAATTGAAGTCACTGTGGGACAGCGGATTAATCCCAGGATGCTAATGCTGTTACCCGGTAATGGCAGCCGGGTGTATGGGAATTAG
- the msrA gene encoding peptide-methionine (S)-S-oxide reductase MsrA, translating into MLFGFGKKHSIPSSQEALPGRAEAMPVPAHHFVNGNPLKPPYPEGMEIAMFGMGCFWGAERKFWQLEGVFTTAVGYAAGVTPNPTYKEVCSGMTGHNEVVYVVFNPKVISYETLLKAFWESHDPTQGMRQGNDVGTQYRSGIYVYSESQKKLAEASRDAYEQALKASGFGKTTTEIIAAPEFYYAEGYHQQYLAKNPGGYCGLGGTRVCFPENVTLGS; encoded by the coding sequence ATGCTATTTGGATTTGGTAAAAAGCACAGTATTCCCTCTTCCCAAGAGGCATTGCCGGGACGGGCAGAAGCCATGCCAGTACCTGCTCATCACTTTGTCAACGGTAATCCCCTCAAGCCTCCTTATCCAGAGGGAATGGAAATCGCAATGTTTGGTATGGGGTGTTTCTGGGGAGCAGAACGCAAATTTTGGCAGCTTGAGGGGGTTTTCACCACCGCTGTTGGCTATGCAGCCGGAGTCACTCCAAACCCCACCTACAAAGAAGTCTGTTCGGGCATGACGGGTCACAATGAAGTGGTCTACGTGGTGTTTAACCCAAAAGTCATTAGTTACGAAACACTTTTAAAAGCTTTCTGGGAAAGCCACGATCCTACCCAAGGAATGCGTCAAGGAAATGATGTTGGCACTCAATATCGTTCGGGAATTTACGTCTATTCCGAAAGCCAAAAGAAATTGGCTGAAGCCTCGCGGGACGCCTATGAGCAAGCTCTAAAAGCATCAGGTTTTGGGAAGACTACAACAGAAATTATCGCGGCTCCTGAGTTTTACTACGCAGAAGGCTACCATCAACAATATCTCGCCAAAAATCCAGGTGGGTATTGTGGCTTAGGGGGTACGAGAGTTTGTTTCCCTGAGAATGTGACACTGGGGAGTTAG
- a CDS encoding Crp/Fnr family transcriptional regulator, which translates to MNKTKDTEIVSDKSSALREFIANIQLWRGLPEDQLDALAQIAIAKTYRKGEVIFAEGDEGRGFFVVKLGRVKVYKLSNDGKEQILHFFGAGDHFAEVPVFDGQCFPASAAAVEKSELLFFPRSAFLALLEQHSTLAIAMLAVSARHLRRMAQIIENLSFKEVPGRLAVYLLYLSERNGKGEEVELDMTKTQLAAFLGTIPETLSRVFAKMSQDGLIAIDGSRIKLLNRERLKVLAEG; encoded by the coding sequence GTGAATAAAACCAAAGATACAGAAATAGTGAGCGATAAATCATCTGCACTTAGAGAATTTATCGCTAATATCCAACTGTGGCGAGGTCTACCTGAAGATCAACTCGATGCCTTAGCCCAGATTGCGATCGCCAAAACTTATCGCAAAGGTGAGGTAATTTTTGCGGAAGGAGATGAAGGCAGAGGATTTTTTGTGGTCAAGTTGGGGAGAGTCAAAGTCTACAAACTCTCGAATGACGGCAAAGAACAGATATTACACTTTTTCGGAGCTGGAGACCATTTTGCCGAGGTGCCAGTATTTGATGGTCAATGTTTTCCCGCTTCTGCGGCTGCTGTCGAGAAAAGTGAGCTGTTGTTCTTCCCTCGAAGCGCTTTTTTGGCACTTCTAGAGCAACACTCGACTTTAGCGATCGCGATGTTAGCTGTTTCCGCCCGTCACTTGCGCCGAATGGCTCAAATTATTGAAAACCTTTCGTTTAAGGAAGTACCAGGACGACTGGCGGTCTATTTGCTGTATTTAAGCGAGCGCAACGGCAAGGGTGAGGAGGTGGAACTCGATATGACGAAGACTCAATTAGCCGCTTTTTTGGGGACGATTCCAGAGACTCTATCACGGGTGTTTGCCAAGATGAGTCAGGATGGGTTGATTGCGATCGATGGTTCGAGGATTAAGTTGTTAAATCGAGAGCGTTTAAAGGTGTTAGCGGAAGGTTAG
- a CDS encoding cyanophycin synthetase, whose amino-acid sequence MILEINADTLRINARKTDGFDIFNIQHYIGPNPYLETAALVFDFALTGHLAPRPIEDYVAIISDRFPEVGHKTADSFAELFARTVSEAGKLDMGLHLERWNLKPYKDYVRISVQTVHARTQRGIVYAVWDWFEAITQGEEFLFEEQIKALQDMFRRSVYGGPTVYALLRTAGDQGIPAFYLWDEGLMQYGYGKNQVRGSATTFDCDSHLDSDFTTRKDDCKAFLSNLGFPVPKGDVVVSCKEALKVAEKIGYPVAVKPVAGHKGIGVTAEVQNAEELEFAFDRAVDAIPENQAIEIIVEKSISGVDFRVLCVNGRFVAATERRPASVVGDGQSTIAQLIERENRKPERTDSATSPLGKIQSDESMERYLHEQGLSTNSVVEKDRTVYLRKVANLSAGGLSIDATRTVHPDNIILAQDIAQHFKLTCLGIDVIAQSLAKSWKSGNFGIIEINAAPGISMHLRPAVGESVDVPSHILDTFFESGTAARIPIITFNRISVQDLQETIDHILLQHPDWTIGAVCRDAVFVNRSEKILHRDYNTNVQNLVRNPKLDLLIAEYGEDILERDGMFYHGSNMVVLDNPTETEMILTRDIFDHSIVVIKEGDSVSIRREGLIEQYTLGASEPFTRVHLKEIGTIL is encoded by the coding sequence ATGATTTTAGAGATAAACGCGGATACTCTTCGGATCAATGCTAGAAAGACCGATGGTTTCGATATTTTCAACATCCAGCATTACATCGGACCCAATCCCTACTTAGAGACAGCGGCGCTAGTCTTTGATTTTGCCTTGACTGGGCATTTAGCGCCTCGACCGATTGAGGACTATGTTGCCATTATTAGCGATCGCTTCCCAGAGGTGGGGCACAAAACCGCCGACTCCTTCGCAGAGCTGTTCGCGCGAACGGTATCGGAAGCGGGAAAACTCGACATGGGGCTGCACCTGGAGCGCTGGAATCTCAAACCCTATAAGGATTACGTCAGGATTAGCGTCCAAACCGTTCATGCCCGTACTCAGCGAGGCATCGTTTACGCCGTTTGGGACTGGTTTGAAGCCATCACTCAAGGTGAAGAGTTTTTATTTGAGGAACAGATCAAAGCGCTTCAGGATATGTTCCGGCGGTCTGTCTACGGTGGCCCGACTGTCTACGCCTTGCTCCGTACCGCCGGGGATCAGGGGATTCCTGCCTTTTATCTGTGGGATGAAGGACTCATGCAATATGGCTATGGGAAAAATCAAGTTCGCGGTAGCGCAACGACCTTTGACTGTGATAGCCATCTAGACTCAGACTTTACCACCCGTAAGGATGACTGTAAGGCATTTCTGAGCAATCTCGGCTTTCCTGTACCGAAAGGGGATGTTGTTGTCTCCTGTAAGGAAGCTTTGAAGGTAGCCGAAAAGATTGGTTATCCTGTCGCCGTCAAACCTGTAGCCGGTCATAAAGGAATTGGCGTGACAGCCGAGGTGCAAAACGCCGAAGAACTCGAATTTGCCTTTGATCGGGCTGTCGATGCCATTCCTGAGAACCAAGCGATCGAGATCATTGTTGAGAAAAGTATCTCTGGGGTTGATTTTCGCGTACTTTGTGTTAATGGTAGATTTGTCGCCGCGACAGAACGCCGTCCCGCCTCAGTCGTGGGTGATGGCCAGTCAACGATCGCACAGTTAATTGAGCGAGAAAACCGCAAGCCCGAACGGACAGACTCCGCCACCTCACCTCTGGGTAAGATTCAGTCGGATGAGTCGATGGAACGGTATCTGCATGAGCAAGGCTTATCAACGAATAGCGTGGTTGAAAAAGACCGCACCGTCTATCTTCGTAAAGTCGCGAATCTGTCAGCGGGAGGCTTGAGTATTGATGCCACACGCACGGTTCACCCTGACAATATTATCCTGGCGCAAGACATCGCACAGCACTTTAAGCTGACTTGTCTAGGCATTGATGTGATTGCCCAAAGTTTGGCAAAATCCTGGAAATCTGGCAACTTTGGCATTATTGAAATCAATGCAGCTCCAGGCATTTCGATGCATCTTAGACCGGCTGTGGGTGAAAGCGTGGATGTGCCCTCACATATCCTTGACACCTTCTTTGAGTCGGGTACTGCTGCCAGGATTCCGATTATCACCTTTAACCGGATTTCCGTTCAAGACCTGCAAGAAACGATTGACCATATTCTTCTGCAACACCCAGACTGGACAATTGGCGCTGTATGTCGCGATGCCGTCTTTGTCAATCGTTCCGAAAAAATCCTGCATCGGGATTATAATACCAACGTGCAAAACCTGGTGCGTAATCCCAAGCTTGACCTATTAATTGCCGAGTATGGGGAAGACATTTTGGAACGGGATGGTATGTTTTATCACGGCAGTAATATGGTTGTGCTGGATAATCCCACGGAGACGGAAATGATACTGACACGAGATATTTTTGACCACTCCATTGTGGTGATTAAAGAAGGAGATAGTGTCTCCATCCGACGCGAAGGCTTAATTGAACAGTATACACTGGGTGCGTCTGAACCCTTTACCCGTGTCCATTTAAAGGAAATTGGAACGATCTTATAA
- a CDS encoding cyanophycinase, whose amino-acid sequence MAVSETNRQLVIIGGAEDKQGDCTILREFVRRSGGVNARIIVMTVATELPREVGEDYMRIFERLGVEDVRIVDTVEREDASSSTYLEAIEKATGVFFTGGNQARITSVLRDTELHKLLHKRLTEGLVIGGTSAGAAMMPDMMIVEGDSETNPRIEIVEMEPGMAFLPGVVIDQHFAQRGRIGRLLSAVAQQPVNLGFGIDENTAIVVTNNQIEVVGEGAITVLDVSGITHTNLGQILKDEDLALCGVKLHILPHGYRFDLASRQAIVENNVSTTNETDSQPQEMPLVESA is encoded by the coding sequence ATGGCGGTCAGCGAAACGAACAGACAATTGGTGATTATTGGCGGAGCGGAAGACAAGCAAGGAGACTGCACAATTCTTCGGGAATTTGTGCGACGCTCTGGGGGAGTCAATGCTCGAATTATTGTGATGACAGTGGCAACTGAACTGCCCAGGGAAGTCGGCGAAGACTATATGCGAATATTCGAGCGACTGGGGGTTGAGGATGTTCGCATTGTTGATACCGTTGAGCGGGAAGATGCCAGTTCATCCACCTACTTAGAAGCAATTGAGAAGGCTACGGGTGTATTTTTTACCGGTGGCAATCAGGCTCGTATTACCAGTGTTCTGAGGGACACTGAGCTCCACAAGCTGCTTCACAAACGGCTGACTGAAGGGCTTGTGATTGGAGGCACCAGTGCGGGAGCCGCCATGATGCCGGATATGATGATTGTAGAAGGAGATTCCGAGACCAATCCTCGCATCGAAATTGTGGAAATGGAGCCGGGGATGGCATTCCTTCCAGGGGTCGTGATTGACCAGCATTTTGCTCAGCGCGGACGTATCGGACGCTTACTCTCCGCTGTGGCACAACAGCCGGTTAACTTAGGATTTGGGATTGATGAAAACACAGCCATTGTGGTGACTAATAATCAGATTGAGGTTGTTGGAGAAGGCGCTATTACCGTTCTTGATGTATCAGGAATTACTCATACCAACCTGGGTCAAATTTTAAAGGATGAAGACTTAGCCCTGTGTGGCGTTAAGCTTCATATCCTGCCCCATGGCTATCGCTTTGATTTGGCTTCTCGTCAAGCAATTGTTGAAAACAACGTTTCCACAACGAACGAAACTGACAGTCAACCGCAAGAGATGCCGTTAGTGGAATCGGCTTAG
- a CDS encoding glycosyltransferase family 4 protein, with protein MEIIQVVPTLPPAIDGLGDYALNLARQLRREFNQETHFVVSDPNWEGEREIEGFPISALPRRSGAAVLSSLNDIDYSPASVLLHYVGYGYAKRGCPVWLIDGLQRWRTTGVNRFLVTMFHELYAFGPPWTSSFWLSPLQKNLAIRLSRLSDRILTSRQNYAKSLYDLSSGKHTQIPTLPVFSNIGEPDRVSSLTQREKRIVVFGSPSNRGRVYRESWAELQLTCELLGIEEIWDIGARTGLNLSSMNGVPVVELGERSAAEISGFLLKSLAAFFNYTPEFLAKSTIYAAYCAHGLLPVSHVGSPFPVDGIIEGKHFWTPHHKTDGIKSLESLQAIADQAHAWYQTHNLSLQAQTFAALLANN; from the coding sequence ATGGAAATTATCCAAGTTGTACCAACGCTTCCCCCAGCCATTGATGGTTTGGGGGATTATGCTTTAAATCTTGCTCGTCAACTGCGTCGAGAATTTAACCAAGAAACGCATTTTGTCGTCAGTGATCCAAATTGGGAGGGAGAAAGGGAAATTGAGGGGTTTCCCATTAGCGCCCTACCGAGGCGTTCTGGAGCCGCTGTGTTATCATCCCTAAACGATATAGATTATTCACCCGCCTCAGTGTTACTGCATTATGTAGGTTATGGCTATGCGAAACGCGGTTGTCCCGTATGGTTAATCGATGGCTTACAGCGTTGGCGAACTACAGGTGTCAATCGGTTTCTGGTTACCATGTTCCATGAACTCTATGCCTTTGGGCCACCATGGACGAGTTCTTTTTGGCTATCACCCCTGCAAAAGAATTTGGCGATTCGTTTGTCGAGGCTGAGCGATCGCATTCTCACCAGCCGACAAAACTATGCTAAATCACTCTATGACCTAAGTTCCGGCAAACATACCCAAATTCCTACCCTACCCGTGTTCTCCAACATCGGAGAACCTGATCGCGTGTCTTCCTTAACTCAGCGTGAAAAACGTATTGTCGTCTTTGGCAGTCCCAGCAATCGAGGACGAGTGTATCGCGAATCTTGGGCAGAGTTGCAGCTAACGTGCGAGTTACTAGGGATTGAAGAAATCTGGGATATCGGTGCAAGAACGGGTTTAAATTTATCTTCTATGAACGGCGTACCTGTAGTGGAACTGGGAGAGCGATCGGCTGCCGAAATCAGTGGTTTCTTGTTAAAGTCTCTCGCCGCTTTCTTCAACTACACCCCTGAGTTTCTGGCAAAATCAACGATATATGCTGCCTACTGCGCTCACGGTTTACTTCCTGTTAGCCATGTAGGCAGTCCTTTTCCGGTTGATGGAATCATTGAGGGAAAACACTTTTGGACTCCGCATCACAAGACAGACGGCATAAAATCATTAGAATCATTGCAGGCGATTGCCGATCAGGCTCACGCTTGGTATCAAACCCATAACCTATCACTACAAGCTCAAACTTTTGCGGCACTGCTAGCAAACAATTAG